A window from Chthoniobacterales bacterium encodes these proteins:
- a CDS encoding HAD family hydrolase, giving the protein MARHLLLFDIDGTLIVSGGAGENALKDAMRERFGVEEDLAGITLAGATDALIARKLLARHGLPNTPENITGLLDSYLHHLVGRMPRHNGTLLPGIVALLERLKDRPDCVLALLTGNLARGAEIKLSHYGVWHYFGFGAFADDHHDRNELGPFARARAHEHHGEDFPPERIFVIGDTPKDIECGRAIGAKTVAIATGQYSVTELAAHAPDHLFTDLGDTDAVLGALFAG; this is encoded by the coding sequence GTGGCGCGTCACCTCCTGCTCTTCGACATCGACGGCACGCTCATCGTTTCCGGCGGCGCCGGGGAGAACGCGCTCAAGGACGCCATGCGCGAGCGCTTCGGCGTCGAGGAGGATCTCGCCGGCATCACCCTCGCGGGAGCCACCGACGCCCTCATCGCCCGCAAGCTCCTCGCCAGGCACGGCCTTCCCAACACTCCGGAAAACATCACCGGTCTGCTCGACAGCTACCTGCACCATCTCGTCGGCCGCATGCCGCGGCACAACGGCACCCTGCTTCCTGGCATCGTCGCCCTGCTCGAGCGCCTGAAGGATCGTCCCGATTGCGTGCTCGCCCTGCTCACCGGCAATCTCGCCCGCGGCGCCGAGATCAAGCTCTCGCACTACGGCGTTTGGCATTACTTCGGCTTCGGCGCCTTCGCCGACGATCATCACGACCGCAACGAACTCGGCCCCTTCGCGCGCGCCCGCGCCCACGAACACCACGGCGAAGACTTCCCGCCCGAGCGGATTTTTGTCATCGGCGACACGCCGAAGGACATCGAATGCGGCCGCGCCATCGGCGCAAAGACCGTCGCCATCGCCACCGGCCAATATTCCGTCACTGAGCTAGCCGCCCACGCGCCCGACCACCTCTTCACCGACCTGGGCGACACCGACGCCGTCCTCGGCGCCCTCTTCGCCGGGTAG
- a CDS encoding chromate transporter, whose translation MKLLQLLGVFSLLSILAIGGGTAVLPEMKAMVVEQQGWMTDAQFRDIYAIGQLAPGPNMLMVIAIGNKVAGFPGALVAFLGFFLPACVIAVVTSRVWVHFEGSPWRLAIQRGMAPIVVGLMLAGTIAIARTAIVEPRQQICLAFAAVVFIALYFGKKINPALLILASGVLGFVFLR comes from the coding sequence ATGAAGCTCCTCCAGCTCCTCGGCGTTTTTTCGCTGCTCTCCATCCTCGCCATCGGCGGAGGCACCGCCGTGTTGCCGGAAATGAAGGCGATGGTCGTCGAGCAGCAGGGATGGATGACCGACGCCCAGTTCCGCGACATCTACGCCATCGGCCAGCTCGCTCCGGGGCCGAACATGCTCATGGTCATCGCCATTGGTAACAAGGTCGCCGGCTTCCCCGGCGCGCTCGTCGCGTTTCTCGGCTTCTTCCTCCCGGCCTGCGTGATTGCGGTCGTCACCTCCCGTGTGTGGGTGCATTTCGAAGGCTCGCCCTGGCGACTGGCCATCCAGCGCGGCATGGCCCCGATCGTCGTCGGCCTCATGCTCGCCGGCACCATCGCGATCGCCCGCACCGCCATCGTCGAACCACGCCAGCAAATCTGCCTCGCCTTCGCTGCCGTCGTTTTCATCGCGCTCTACTTCGGCAAAAAGATCAATCCCGCGCTCCTCATCCTCGCCAGCGGCGTGCTCGGCTTCGTCTTTTTGCGATGA
- a CDS encoding chromate transporter has translation MSDAVAPPAPRVGILEIFLTFLAIGATSFGGGVVAYLRNSLVTKKAWLDDEGFLAALEISQALPGLNATNMSVIVGDRLRGIPGAVAGFLGITLPGAAIVFALALFYASNTGNPAVNAVLKGVGAASVGLLLAVTLQIGHKQLEHHLDMILVAVTLVLVSFVHVPLLYVLLTVGPIAVLLYRPRKLTPDKSGLDKKPLD, from the coding sequence ATGAGTGATGCCGTCGCCCCACCAGCGCCGCGCGTCGGCATTCTCGAAATCTTCCTCACCTTTCTCGCGATCGGCGCAACGAGTTTCGGCGGCGGCGTGGTCGCCTATCTCCGCAACAGCCTCGTCACGAAAAAGGCCTGGCTCGATGACGAAGGCTTCCTCGCTGCCCTCGAGATTTCCCAGGCTCTGCCGGGGCTGAACGCCACGAACATGAGCGTGATCGTCGGCGATCGCCTGCGGGGCATTCCGGGAGCCGTCGCCGGATTTCTCGGCATCACCCTGCCCGGCGCGGCCATCGTTTTCGCCCTCGCGCTCTTCTACGCCAGCAACACCGGCAATCCCGCCGTGAATGCCGTGCTGAAGGGCGTCGGCGCCGCGTCGGTCGGCCTGCTGCTCGCCGTCACCCTCCAGATCGGCCACAAGCAGCTCGAGCACCATCTGGACATGATCCTCGTCGCCGTCACCCTGGTCCTCGTCAGCTTCGTGCACGTTCCCCTGCTCTACGTGCTCCTCACCGTCGGCCCCATCGCCGTCCTCCTCTACCGCCCCCGCAAGCTCACTCCGGACAAAAGCGGCCTCGACAAAAAGCCGCTCGATTGA
- the infC gene encoding translation initiation factor IF-3 — protein sequence MKPRPFQRRDNREPEHRINERIRVREVRVVLAATGEQLGVMRTEDAIRKAKSYGLDLVEVASNAVPPVCRIVDYGKFRYDLAKQEKERKHTVSKVKEVKFRANISEHDYMTKIRHAEEFLDKGNKLKVGLQFRGREMAHQEIGRAVLERVKQDLATMAHVDMEPKMAGRALGMTLSPLPANKRKRRFTAPDEEYVEDVHEHDDDDEAETPVAS from the coding sequence ATTAAACCCCGTCCCTTCCAACGTCGCGACAATCGCGAGCCCGAACACCGCATCAACGAACGCATCCGCGTCAGGGAGGTCCGTGTCGTCCTCGCCGCCACCGGCGAGCAATTGGGCGTCATGCGCACCGAGGATGCCATCCGCAAGGCCAAGAGCTACGGCCTCGACCTCGTGGAGGTCGCCAGCAACGCCGTCCCACCCGTCTGCCGCATCGTCGACTACGGCAAGTTCCGCTACGACCTCGCGAAGCAGGAAAAAGAGCGCAAACACACCGTCAGCAAGGTCAAGGAAGTCAAGTTCCGCGCGAACATCAGCGAACACGACTACATGACCAAGATCCGCCACGCCGAGGAGTTCCTCGACAAGGGCAACAAGCTCAAGGTCGGTCTGCAGTTCCGCGGCCGCGAGATGGCCCACCAGGAAATCGGCCGCGCCGTGCTCGAGCGCGTGAAGCAGGACCTCGCCACCATGGCCCACGTCGACATGGAACCGAAGATGGCCGGTCGCGCCCTTGGCATGACCCTCAGCCCCCTTCCCGCCAACAAGCGCAAGCGCCGCTTCACCGCGCCGGACGAGGAATACGTCGAAGACGTGCACGAACACGACGACGACGACGAGGCCGAAACGCCCGTCGCAAGCTAG